A window from Ruminiclostridium josui JCM 17888 encodes these proteins:
- the proC gene encoding pyrroline-5-carboxylate reductase: MKKIGFIGTGTMGTAMIKGIIGAQIVNPSNIHVFDLDKAKLEVLCSDLGVNAEENSREIVKKCDFVFLAVKPNVVKTVLEEIKDVFSDEKIFISIAAGIPLKTYKNTLGENKKIIRAMPNTPAVIGEGMTLISFDSCVQDSEVKEAMSLLGSLGKVECMEEKLMNEVVALTGSSPAYIFMLIEAMADAAVLSGIPRQTAYRLASQAVAGSAKMVAETGKHPGELKDQVCSPAGTTIEAVAALEKYGFRNSVIEAMNECTKKARELGNIYG, from the coding sequence ATGAAAAAAATAGGTTTTATAGGTACCGGTACCATGGGAACAGCAATGATAAAAGGTATAATAGGGGCACAGATTGTCAACCCTTCAAATATTCATGTTTTTGATTTGGATAAGGCAAAGCTTGAAGTATTATGTAGCGATTTGGGAGTAAATGCAGAGGAAAATTCGCGTGAAATTGTAAAGAAATGTGATTTTGTTTTTCTAGCAGTTAAGCCAAATGTCGTAAAGACAGTTTTGGAAGAAATAAAGGATGTATTTTCAGATGAAAAGATTTTTATAAGTATTGCTGCGGGTATTCCTCTTAAAACCTACAAGAACACACTTGGGGAAAACAAAAAAATAATCAGAGCTATGCCAAATACTCCGGCTGTAATAGGTGAAGGAATGACTCTGATAAGCTTTGATTCCTGTGTTCAAGATAGTGAAGTTAAGGAAGCCATGAGTCTTCTTGGTTCACTTGGTAAAGTAGAATGTATGGAAGAAAAACTCATGAATGAGGTTGTGGCACTAACCGGCAGCAGTCCTGCATATATTTTTATGCTGATAGAGGCAATGGCAGATGCGGCTGTTTTATCAGGTATTCCAAGGCAGACGGCCTACAGGCTTGCTTCACAGGCGGTGGCAGGAAGTGCAAAGATGGTAGCGGAGACAGGTAAGCATCCAGGGGAATTAAAAGATCAGGTTTGCTCACCTGCAGGAACTACAATTGAAGCGGTTGCGGCTTTGGAGAAATATGGGTTTAGAAACTCTGTAATTGAAGCTATGAACGAGTGTACAAAAAAAGCAAGAGAGCTTGGTAATATTTACGGATAA